Part of the Sphingomonadaceae bacterium OTU29LAMAA1 genome, GCCAAAGGCGCGCTGGTCTATGCCGACATCATCCATGCCGCGGGCACGGTGCCGATCGACGTGCGGGCGAGCAACGTCGATTTCGCCGCCTGCGCCAGCTATAAATGGCTGATGGGGGATTTCGGTCTGGGCTTCCTCTACGTCCGCGCTGACCTGCACGATCGATTGCGGCGGACACGCCACGGCTATTACCAGCTCGCCGGGTTCGACCCGCACGTCTATCCGTTCGATGCACCGGCAACGAAGGCGGATTATCCGATCGCCGACGTGACGCGTCGTCCCGATATGGAGGGGCTGTTCGCGGGCGGCACCCATGCGCATGCGGTATCTGCGATGCTCGACTATTCGCTGGAGCGTATCCTGACGCTGGGCGTCGATCGGATGACGGCATATCGCCAGCCCCTGTTGCAGCGCCTGCATACCGGACTGGCGAGCCGCGGCTATACCGTCGTGACGCCGCCGGAAAGCCGGACGCCGCTCGTCACCTGCGTGCTGGAGGGCGCGCGCGAGCGTCTGGCCACGCCGCTCAAGGCGGCCAAGGTGCAGATCACGCTGTCGCGCAATCGCTTCCGCATCAGTCCGTCGGTGTTCAACACCATGGACGATATCGAGCGCCTGCTCGCCGTGCTGCCCCGCGCGTGACCCCGAACGAAAGGCTCCTGCCGATGCGCCGTCTCGCTCCCCTTGCCGCGCTGCTGCTCACGCCGGATGCGCTGCATGCGCAGGACGAGGGCAATGCGCCGATGTCGCCGGCCTTCCTGCGGGCGATGGAGCCGATGGTTCCGCGCGATGCCACCAGCGCGCGGGTGGTGACGACGCGGCACCGCATCACGCTGGGCGGCAAGCCCTTCGCCTATCGTGCGATCGTCAGTGAACAGCCGATGCCGGGCGCGGACGGCACACCCGTCGCGGTCGGCGTCAGCTACGCCTATGTCGCCGAAGGTGGAGCGAAGCGGCCGGTGCTGTTCGTGTTCAACGGCGGACCGGGCGCGTCGTCGTCGCCGTTGCACATGCAGGCCTTCGGGCCGCGACGGATGGTCGGCAGCGGCGACGCGGCGCATCTGGAGGACAATCGCTTCACCCTGCTGGACATCGCCGATCTGGTGTTCATCGATCCGGTCGGCACCGGCGCGTCGATGCCGATCAAGGGCAAGGATGCATCCGCCTATTTCGGGGTCGGCGGCGATGCGCGGGGCGTCGGGTCGATGATCGAACGCTGGTTGGCGGCGAACGGGCGGACGGGCTCGCCGGTGCTGCTGGTCGGTGAAAGCTATGGCACGGCGCGCGCGCTCGCGATCCTCAACGAGACGATGGCGGCCAAGAAGGCGCTGCCCGATGGCATCGTGCTGTTGTCGCTGGCCGTCGGCGACAGCGACGGACCGGTGGTGTCCGACGTGGTGCTGTTCCCGACGCTGGCGGCGGTCGCCTGGTATCACGCCGCGATCGATCGCGGCGGCATGACCGTCGCGAAATATTACGATGCGGCGCTGCACTTTGCCCAGACCGATTATGCCGCGGCGTTGATGCAGGGGCCGGCGCTACCGATGACGGAAAAGCGGCGGGTGGCCGCGCGGATGGCGGCGCTGACCGGTATCCCCGCGGCGACGATCGAGGCGAAGGACCTGCGGCTGGAGCGGCGCGACTTCATGCTCGGGCTGCTCGCGGCAAAGGGGTTGCGGACCGGGCAGCTGGACGGGCGGGCGACGCGAGCCATCGCGGAGAGCAAGCTGCGACCGCCGTTCGACGATCCGTCGATGTCGCTGGGGTCGGGAACGGCGACGCTGATCGAGCGGTATCTGGGGCAGGAGCTCGGCTATACCGTGCCGGGTGCGTATCGCAGCCTGAACCTTGGCATCAACTTCAAATGGAGCTGGGACAAGGAATATGGCGGCAGCTATCGCGCCATGTCGTTCGCACCGTATCTGAAGGCGGCGATGGAAGCGAAGCCGACGCTGCGGATGTTCGCTGCCGGTGGCTATTACGACATCACCACGCCTGTCTACGCGGGGCAGTTCGCGGTGGAGCAGCATGGCGTGCCGGCGGACCGTGTGGCGTTTCATCGCTATGCGGCAGGCCATTCGGCGTTCGAGGATGCGGACGCGCTGGCGGCGCTGAGCGGGGATCTGCACCGGTTCGTGGCGGAGGTTGTCGCCGGGCGGTAATTCTGCCGGCGAGAGAGGGTCGTCGTTACGTCTCAAGCGCTTCGCGCCTCGCTTCCACTCCCGCCGGGAGAGGGAACGACGCCGGGGGCGGCGCAGGTGCGGGTGTTTGCAGGTCAGAAGAGGAATTCGTCCATCGCATCGTGCGCCGGGCCGGAGCCGGCGGCTTTGGCGGTTGCCTTCGGCAGCGCCAGCTTCGGCGCGGCGGCGAATGGCTTTACCCCGAACGCCGGGTAGATTTCCGAAGGGAAGTACAGCGTGCCGTCCTTCACCACCATCGCGATGCGGTGCAGTTCGCCCAGATCGCGCATCGGATCGCCGGGTAGCAGGATGAAATCCGCCAGTTTCCCCCGCGCAATCGAACCGAGTTGCTGGTCGCGGCCCATATAGTGTTCCGGCGCGAGCGTCGCCAACCGGAGCACGTCGGGGATCGGGATGCCGGCCTCGGCATAGATCTGCAATTCGCGGTGGACGGACAGGCCGGTCTGGTCATCGGTGCCGGGGAGCAGGAGGATGCCGCGGTCGTGGAGCAGTTTCAGCACCTGCTTCACCTTCGCCATCGCGCCGTCGTAGGCGGCGGTGTCGGTCGCGTTCGCGATCGGGGCGATCGCCTGCTGACGACGGCGTTGCAGGCCGATCGGCAGGTGGTCGATATAATCGGCGACTGCCGGATTGGGCTTGCCGTCACGGCCGCCCATCAGCAGTTCGAGCGTCACTGCGGTGGGATCGTGCGCGATCCTGCCGGAGGCCATCAGGTCGATCGTCCGCTGCACGGGTGGGCTGCGAAGGTCGAGCGTCGCGGTCCGCTTCATCGCGGTCAGGCGCAGCGGCGTGCGCGTGTCTTCCTTCGGATCGAGCACCCAGCCGAGCATCAGCTGGTTGATGTGCGTCACCTCGTCATAGCCGGCGCCGATCATCGCATCGGCGTTAGTGAAGGCAGGGATATGGCCGGTGACGGTCATCCCCAGCCGATGCGCCTCGCGCGTGATCGCCGGCACCCAGGCGGGGTTCATGCTGTTGTAGATCTTGATCTGCCAATGGCCGCGCGCGGCGTACCAGCGCACCGCGTCCAGCGCCGCGGCCTCGCTGTCGGCGACGATGCCGAGCCGCGCGGAATACGGACTGCGCCCTTCGAGGAAGCCGTTGGCGGTGATGCGCGGGCCGGCGACCTCGCCTGCGGCGATGCGGTGGATCAGGTCGGGCAGAAAGGCATTGTCGTTGCCCATGTCACGTACCGAGGTGACACCCGCGGCAAGATAGAGGAGCGCGGATTCGAGGCTGACGTGCGCATGCATGTCGTGCAGGCCCGGCATCAGCGTGCCGCCCGCGCCATCGATCAGCGCTTCACCGGGTGAGGCGGGGGCATCCAGCGGCTGGATGCCGGTGATCCTGCCATCGGCGAACACCACCGACACCGGATCGCCACGCTTGCCCGATACGGGATCGAACACGCGAACGTTGCGGATACGGACAGGCGCATCGACGCGATGCGCGAAACGTTGCTGGAGCGCCGCATAGCGCTGCGCGGTAAGCCGGGTCGCGATCGCGGAGAGCGCGGGCACGTCGCCCTCATGCCCTTCGCGAACCGTCGCACCGCCGGTGTCGAGCACGGCGAACAGCGCCTGCTTCTCGTCGAGCAGGATCAGGTCGGGCGACAGGTCGATGCCGCTGATCGCATAGACCTGATAGCGTGCGGTCCCGATCGTTGCGGGGCCGAGCGGGTCGATGTGCAACTGGCCGCCCGGCAGCGCGGGAAGCGTGTTCTTCGGCGCCTTGAGCAGTGCACGGGCGTAGAGGCCGAGCGCCCAAGGACTAGCCGACTGGCCGATGTAGAGTGCGGCGCCGTCAACCTGCGCCTGTCGCGCGCCCATCGCGTCGGTCCAGCGCGCGATGCCGTCGTCGCGGGCGAAACGCTCGTGGACGTCGCCACCGAACGTCGCCTTGCCGTCGAGGGTCCAGCGCAGCGGCAATCCATCCGGGCCGAGGTCGATCGCCTCGTCCATCGTCGGGCCGCGACCGTTGTTCTTGACGTCGTAATGGATCGCGACGCGGTCGCCGGTGCGGACCGCATCGACGCTGCCGACCTTTTCACCATTGGCGATGACCGACAGGCGTTCATGGACTTGGGCTGCGGCAGCAGATGCGCTTGCGAGCAGCACCACGAGCAGGGCGACGGGGATCAGCTTCAAGGCCGCGAACTCCGGTAGAGGTGCGCGGCGGCGGCGAGGTCCTGCACCGCATGGCCGAGCGATTTGTAGAGGGTGATGTCGGCGGCGTGGGTGCGACCGGGAACCCGACGCAGCAGCACCTCGCCGATCTCCGCGACGATGTGGGCGTTGGTGACGAGGCCGGCGTCGCGCACGACGAGGAATTCGGCGGCGGCGTCGCGGGCGGAGGCAATGCTGTCGGCGATGTAGCGGCCCTTGAGAACGAGGGCGCTGTCGACCTCGACCGGGCCGGGGCCGCTCGATCCGACGAGGTTGACGTGGGTGCCGGGACGGACCCAGTCGCCGAGGATCACCGGCTGTGCGGCGGTGGTCAGCGTACAGATCACGTCGGCTGCGCCGGCGGCGGCTGCGAGGTCGTCGGCGCGTTCGCAGGGGAGGTCGGGGAAGGCGGCGATCAGCGCATCGACCTTGTCCGGCGAGCGGCCCCAGATCAGCACGCGCCCGAACCGGCGAACCAGCGGCAGTGCGTGAAGGTGCGTGTGCGCCTGTCCGCCGGTGCCGACGATCAGCAAGGTGGTGGCGTCTGCCCGGGCGAGCGCATCGGTGGCGACCGCACTGGCCGCGGCGGTGCGGATGTGCGTGATCTCCTCGGCATCGGCGATCGCGACCGGGCGGCCTTCGACGGGTTCGAACAGCACGACGACGCCGCGGTGACGGCGTTTACCGGGCGATCGGGGGTCGGCGAACACGCTGATCGTCTTGGTGCCGAAAAAATCCTGCTCGCCCAGGGCCCCCGGCATCTGCGCGAAGGTGCGGCCCGGCCCCAGCGACAGCATCGTCCGCAGCAACTGGCGGGTGGTGCCGGCGGACAGCGCCTGCATCGCCTCCCGCACCACCCGGATACAATCGGGATAGGTCAGGCCGGCGCGGACCGCGTCACTGTCGAAGATTGCCAGATCGTCGCGCGTCATGTTCGCTTCTCCGTCAGCCTGCCCCGCGCCCAGCCTAATGCGGGTGGCACGCAAAAGCTTGTCGATCGTTCGCGCCCATGGTGAGATGGCTGCAGCTTCAATCCCCGTTTTGCCGGAACCGTGCATAATCATGGCTGAAACTCTCGATCGCCTCGACCTCAAGATCCTGGACCGCCTGCAGATCGACTCATCCGAATCGTCGAGCGAGATCGCCGATCGCGTCGGCCTGTCGCAGTCGCCATGCTGGCGGCGCATCCAGCGGCTGAAGGACGAGGGCTATATCAAGGCGCAGGTCGCGGTGCTCGATCGTGAGAAGTTCGGCGAGAGCATGTACATCTTCGCGCAGCTGAAGATGGGCCGGCTGAGCGACGAGGGGCGTGAGCGCTTCATGCGGGCGGTGGAGGAATGTCCGGAGATCACCGAGGCCTATACGCTGTTCGGCGAGATGGACGTGATGCTGAAGGTGCTGGCGCCGAGCATGGGCTGGTATCAGAATTTCACCTTCCGCACGCTGCTGCGGCTGCCGGGGGTCGAGGACATCCGTTCGATCGCGACCCTGTCCGAGGTGAAATGCACGCATCGATTGCCGCTGCCGGCGGCGTGATCGGGGCGCATGCTCGCATTGGCCCGCGTGGCCCCGCATACGCTATGCACGGCGGGCGGTTGGGGCAGTGGGATCGGGCAGAATTTCGCCGAGCGTCACGGCTAGGCTGATCGCCCGAACGAAGGAGGCGTCATGACAGGTCGAATGTTACGCGTGTTGCCGGCGATGGCGTCGCTGCTGTTGCTGGCCGGGGCAGCGGGGGCGGAAGCGGACGGCCCGCGTCTCGTCGTTCGCCTCGCGCCCGGCGCTCCGGATGCGGCGCAGCATGTGCCATTCGTCGATGTGACCCTGATCGCGCAGGGCATGCATGCGGCGGTGGGCGAGGCGCTGTTCGAGCTGCCGATGGTTGCCAACACCGTGGTCACCAGCGGCAAGGATCTGCAAGGGCTCGCGCTGACCGACGGCGCCGGTCCGATTGCAGTGACGACGCAGGACGAGGTGGAGGACGGGTCGAACACGACGCGTCGGTGGCGGGCGTCGCGGGCGGTCGATGGCGTCGTCACCGTGCGCTACCGCGTGCCGATCGATGCGTCCGCGCCGCCACTGGCGTTGCCGCAATATGAGATGCGGACCGAGGGCGGGACCTTTTCCGCGGCTGGCACCGCCTTCCTGCTGCTGCCGACCGACACCACGCCGCGCCGGGTCGAGGTGCGCTGGGACTTTGCGGGATACGGCACGGGCGGAGCCGGGGTGTCGAGCTTCGGTGTCGGCGACGTGACGAGCGCGGCGGCTATCCCTGCGAAAAAGCTGGCGTCGGCCTATTACATGGGTGGTCGGCCGGGCGTGGCGGTGCCGGAGACGGACGGGTTCTTCGCAGCGTGGCAGGGCCAGCCGCCGTTCGCGATGGCGCCGCTGATGACCTGGGCCGGGGCGCTGCACCGCTTCTATGGCGGTTTCTTCGGTTATACCCCGCCCAGCTTCGGCGTGTTCGGGCGCACCAACACGCGCAATCCGGGCAGCGGCATCGGCCTGACCGACAGCTTCGCCTATACCTTCAACCATACGTCGAAGCCCGACGACCTGCGATCGCTGCTGGCGCACGAGATGCTGCATAGCTGGGTCAATTCGCTCGACGGATCGATGGACAGCGCCGGCGGGCTGGACCGGTCGTGGTTCGGCGAAGGGCTGGCGGTGCATTACCAACGGACCTTGCCGTTGCGCGCGGGCATGATCTCGGCCGAGGATTTCCTGAAGGATCTCAACGAGACGGCGGGGCGCTATTACACAAACATCAAGATCGCGACGCCAAATGCGGCCATCCCCGAAGGCTTCTGGCGCGATACGCGTGTGCGGGTGCTGCCCTACGATCGCGGGTCGCTGTATTTCGAGGCGGTGGATGCGCAGATCCGGGCGAAGTCCGGTGGCAAGCGTTCGCTCGACGACATCGTCCGCGCGATGCTGAAGACGCGCCGCGGCGGCGGCACGATGAACGAGGCGCTGTACCGATCGCTGCTGAAGACGGAGCTTGGCACGAAGGGGATCGTCGACCTCGACGCGATGCTGGGCGGGGCGACGGTGCTGCCGCCGTCCGACGCCTACGGCCCCATGTTTCGCCGCGTGACGAAGCCGCTGCGCCGTTACGATCTGGGGTTCGACATGGCGTCGTTGCAGGCAAAGCCGAAGATCGTGCGCGGGCTGGTCGCCGGGTCGAACGCCGCCGCCGCCGGGCTGCGCAACGGCGACGAGATCATGAACGGCTTCCCGCAGGATGCGTTGCAGGGTGACCAGCAGGCCTATGTAGCGCTGGACGTCAGGCGAGGCGGACAGGCTTTTCAACTGCGCTATCAACCCCGTGGCGAGACGGTGCAGGCCTATCAATGGGTCCCGGTGAACCGCGGTGCGCTATCGAAGTCAGCTCTGGCGAACGGCCGATCACGGAAAAGATAGGCATAATAGAAGGTCCGCAGGCGCCGGTGAAACGCGCGGATGCGGTCCTGATAGGCGAGCTGCGCGCCCAGATCGGTCCGGGCGAGACGGGTCAGCAGCGCCTGGACGCCAACGGAGGGCAGGAACCAGCCGAGTGCGCGACCCGCGGCGTCGCGCGCCTCCAGTCCGGAACGATACGCGTGGACTCGGTCGCGAACGCTGTCGTCGCCGTTCTGGTGAAAGGCGAGATACCATTTGTAGTGAAATTCCGGGCCAAGGGGAGCGGAATCCGCCCATTCGGGATGGCCGGCGTAGAAGCGGCGCATCGTATGCCCGCGCGGGATGTCCCATGCGTCGTTCACCGCCTCGCGCTGCGCCAATGCGATCTCCGCCCCCTGATCGACCGGGATAGCAGCGTTGATCGCGACGTTGGCCAGCGTCGGCGCGATCAGCACCAGCACCAGCCATGTCGCTGCCAGCATCGCCGCGTTGGTCACCGAACTCCGGCTGAAGCGGCCCACCAAAGCCGCCAGCGCGACCCAGAACAGCAGATAGGCGAGGGTCACCGCCAGCACGGCCGCGATGATGCCGGCACCGACGCCCTCCGCCATCGCGGCGATGCCGAACGGCACGCCCAGCGCTGCCCACAGCATTGCCATACGCAGTGCCGTCCGTCGCCGCCACAGCGCCCGGCCACCATTCGGCAGGGCCTCCAGCGTGCGTAGCCGCCCCGCTTCGCACTCGCCCGAGACGAGGTCGTGGAACAGCGCGATCACGAACAACGGCGCGAGGAAGACCAGCACGAAGGCGAAGTCGAACCGGCCGGGCAGCGCCAGTTCGGGATTGAACGTGTCGCCGTCGTAGATCTGCGCCTCCAGCCCCAGCGCGCGCACGCGCAGGATGTAGGGCGAGACGTCGCGCATGCCGAACGCGGCGAAGGCGAGCGGCGCGGGCGCGTCCCACGTCGGATGGAAGCTGTAATAGGCCGCGCTGCCGGCATCTTTCGTGCGGTCGACATAATCGATGACGGCGCCGATATCCTCAGCCTGCGCCACCGGAATTGCGGCGATGGCGGCGCGTTGTCGCGACACTTCGGCGATGCCCGCCGCCAGCGCGGCGCTGGTCAGCAACGCCAGCAATATCAGGGCGATCACCGCCAGCCGTTGGCGGCCGAACAGCCGCAATTCGTACATGAACAGGGTCATCGGCGCTCTCCCAACCGGCGCGTGACGATCGCGAGCAGCGCGAGAGCGATCACCAGCCAGCCGATCACGATGGCCAGCCCGGGTAGCGCGGCGGTGGCGAGCGCTGTCCCCGTCGGCGCGACGAAGCGAAAATCGGGCATCGCCTGCCAATGGTCGCCCGACACACGCTTGCGGCGATCGGCGCCTGCGTCGACCGCGGTATCGTCGGCGTAACTGACGCCGTCCGCCTGCATCCGGTTCAGCCGCTGCACCAGTGCGTAGCGATACGCCTCGGCCTGTTCGAGGAAGCGGCGATGGCCGGCGAAGTCCGTGCCGGCCGCCGCCATCGACAACGAACGCAGCGCGATCGCCGGACTGAGCAGGCCGACCGCCTCGACGATCCCGTTCTGCCGCGCCTGTGCGGCGAAGCTGGCGGCGGCGTAGCGACTGAATAGCGATGCGGTAAACCGCTCGCCTTCCAGCGCCACGACGCCCTTGTAGTTGACCGGCAGGTCCTCGACGGTCGCGACACCGTAGCGGTCCAGTACCGATTGCTTGAATGCGGCGAAATGGGGATCGTCGGGATTGTGGCTGTCGCCCATCTTCCGCAGGTCGCGTGCGATCGCGACGTCGGTCTGCAACCGGTTCGCCAGCGGCACCGCAGCGCTCGCAAGATCGGGCGCGACCCGCGGCAGTAGCACCACGGCGACCGCCCATAACGCGACCAGTGCCAGCAACGCGTCGCGACTGCGCCGGACAGATGCGGAAACGAGCAGGATCAGCACCGCCCACAGCGCAAGATAGGCCGCATAGCCGAGCGCGATGATTAGCATCGGCAACACCAGCGCGCCGGGCTGTCCGGCGATCAGCAGCAGCCCGATCATTGCCGGGGCGCCAGCGACTAGGGCGACGGCGCCCAGAGCCAGCAGTTTGCCGCCCACCAGACGCCGACGGCCGACGCCCTGCAGCATCAGCAGGCGCAGCGTGCCGCTTTCCATCTCGCGCGCGAGTGCACCATAGCCGAGGAAGATCAGCAGCAGCGGCGCCACCGCCTGCAAGACGAAGGCCGGGGTCAGCTGACCGAAGCGCACCAGCAGCGAGCTTTGCCGGACGTCGCCGAAATTGGCGGTATTCTGGCGGTGCCCCTCGAGAAACATGCTGTTGCCGGTATAGGCGTCGACACCGGAATCGAACGCCGCAAGCGGACCCAGCGGGCGGAAGATGAAGGTGCCGTAATGCACCATTCGGTGCGGATGGCGATCCGGCTGTGCATCGAACGCGGTTTCGGCGGCACGGGCGTGACGGTCGCGCAGCCCGGCAATACCGTTCTGATGTGCCCGCGAACTCACCACCGCTACCAGCGTCAGCAGTACTAGCAACGCGAAAGCGATCATGGCGACGCGGTTGCGCGCCATCATCCGCAGCTCGTCGCGCGCAATCAGGCGGACGATGCTCATGCCGCCAGCCGCTCGCTGCCGATCTGGAAGCGGGCGTGGAGCGCCCGCACATCGAAACGCTCCGGCCCGCTCGCTGCCACTTCGAGCGCGACGCGGCCTGCTTCCAGAAAGGCGATCCTGTCGGCGACGTCGGCTGCGGACAGCAGGTCGTGAGTGACCATCAGCACCGCCGTGCCCCGCTCCCGCACCGCGGCCAGCAACGCGTTGAAGTCTGCGGTCGCGCGCGGATCGAGCCCGGATGTCGGCTCGTCGAGCAGCAGCACGGGCACCTGACGCAACAGCGCGACCGCAATCGCGACCTTCTGCCGCATGCCCTTGGAAAAGCCGCCCAGTCGCTGATCCCAGGCGCGCTCCTGCAATCCCGCCGCCGCCAGTGCGTCGACGATCGCCCCGCGCTCCTGCCGCTGGCTGGACAGCGCAAGCAGGTAATCGGCATTCTCGACCGCGGAGAGGTGTTCGTAGAGTGCGACATTCTCCGGCAGGTACGCGACGCGGCGACGCGTCTGGTCGGGGTTCGCGGCAGGATCGATCCCGCACACCGCGATCGTGCCCGATTGCGCGCGGGTGAAACCCAACAGCGCGGACAGCGTGGTCGACTTGCCCGCACCGTTGCCGCCGAGCAGCGCGGTGATGCTGCCGGCGGGCACTGCCAGCGACAGGCGGTCCAGCACGATATGCGCATCATATGCCAGCGTCAGATCCTGGATCAGGATCGGATCAAGATGGGAAAGGATGGGCGTCATCGATAACCTCGGTCTGGAAACCGGGGCCACATGCCGCATTGCGGTAAATGTGACAAGATATCATTGACGATGTTACATCATCACAGGCATAAAGCACGTCTGTCGAGGTGCGCCGCTACGGCCCCGATATGTGTTGCCGAAGGGGATATTCATTGCGCCGTTCCATGCTCACCGCCGTCACGGCCGGTGCCTTTCCCCTCGTGGTCGCGCTCTCCTGTCCATTCGCATCGGCCCAGTCGATCAAGGCCGACGAGGAGGCTCGCCGGGAGCGCGAGGAGATCACCGTCACCGGCGTCCGCCAGCCCTATCGCGGCAATTTCGCGTTGCGGGAGATCCCGCAGGCGATCGCGACGATCGACGACAGCGTCATCGAGGAGAATGCGATCCTGCGGCTGACCGATGCGCTGGACCTGAACGCATCGGTGGTGCGGCAGAATACGCTGGGCGGCCTGTGGGACAGTTTCGCCGTGCGCGGGTTCGTCGGCGACGAGAATTTGCCGAGCGGCTATCTAGTCAACGGCTTCAACGCCGGGCGCGGGTTCAGCGGTCAGCGCGATGTGGCGGGGATCGAGCGGGTCGAGGTGCTGAAGGGGCCGGCCGCGGCGGTGCTGGGGCGCGGCGAGCCGGGCGGATCGATCAACATCGTCACGAAGCAGGCCGAACTCGGCCGCAGTTTCGGCACCGCCTCGCTGCAATATCGCAGCTTCGACACCGTCCGGGCGGAGGGCGACGCCAATGTGGCGCTGACCGGGAACGTCACGGCGCGGCTGATCGGCTATGCCGAGAGCGGCGATACGTTCCGCGACATGGTGGAGCAGAAGCGCTGGGGATTCCTGCCGTCGATCGGCGTCGGGCTGGGTGAGGCCACGCGGCTGACCTATGATTTCGAATGGACGCGGGTGGAGGTGCCGTTCGACCGCGGCATCGTCGTGCTGAACGGCGATTTCGATACCGTACCCCGCTCGCGCTTTCTGGGCGAGCCGGGCGACGGCGATACCGTGGCGCGCGCGACGGGGCACCAGTTGCGTCTGCAGCATGATTTCAGCGACACGTGGAGCCTGCTGGTCGGGGCCAGCCACCGCGACACGCTGCTGACCGGCGCGTCGTCCGATGCGGAGACGGTGCGGTCGCGCCAGAAGCTGTATGTCGATGGCCGGTCGTTGTCGCGTCAGCGGCGGACGCGGCGCTACACGTCCGAACACAGCGTGTTCCGCGCGGAGATCGCGGGTGAGTTCATGACCGGGCCGCTCCGCCACCGCGTGCTGGCGGGTGGGGACTTCGACTATTTCGACACCGACCAGATGTTCACCCGCTATCGCGGACCCGTGGTGA contains:
- a CDS encoding aminotransferase class V-fold PLP-dependent enzyme codes for the protein MAANGVTRRDMLAGTAALPLAARGAAAVPATLPDRTSFAPMPGTYLDSGTMHPVPIGARDAARVYLDQRATMDGYFATDAVEERVKANFARLINATSAEIAFVQSTTAGEQAIIDALGFPRETGRIVIDTLHFFGSFYLYEELARQGVEVVWLRPRANRIAIDDIERAIVPGTRLVALSLVSTYNGFEHDLKQVCAIAHAKGALVYADIIHAAGTVPIDVRASNVDFAACASYKWLMGDFGLGFLYVRADLHDRLRRTRHGYYQLAGFDPHVYPFDAPATKADYPIADVTRRPDMEGLFAGGTHAHAVSAMLDYSLERILTLGVDRMTAYRQPLLQRLHTGLASRGYTVVTPPESRTPLVTCVLEGARERLATPLKAAKVQITLSRNRFRISPSVFNTMDDIERLLAVLPRA
- a CDS encoding peptidase S10 codes for the protein MRRLAPLAALLLTPDALHAQDEGNAPMSPAFLRAMEPMVPRDATSARVVTTRHRITLGGKPFAYRAIVSEQPMPGADGTPVAVGVSYAYVAEGGAKRPVLFVFNGGPGASSSPLHMQAFGPRRMVGSGDAAHLEDNRFTLLDIADLVFIDPVGTGASMPIKGKDASAYFGVGGDARGVGSMIERWLAANGRTGSPVLLVGESYGTARALAILNETMAAKKALPDGIVLLSLAVGDSDGPVVSDVVLFPTLAAVAWYHAAIDRGGMTVAKYYDAALHFAQTDYAAALMQGPALPMTEKRRVAARMAALTGIPAATIEAKDLRLERRDFMLGLLAAKGLRTGQLDGRATRAIAESKLRPPFDDPSMSLGSGTATLIERYLGQELGYTVPGAYRSLNLGINFKWSWDKEYGGSYRAMSFAPYLKAAMEAKPTLRMFAAGGYYDITTPVYAGQFAVEQHGVPADRVAFHRYAAGHSAFEDADALAALSGDLHRFVAEVVAGR
- a CDS encoding amidohydrolase family protein; the encoded protein is MKLIPVALLVVLLASASAAAAQVHERLSVIANGEKVGSVDAVRTGDRVAIHYDVKNNGRGPTMDEAIDLGPDGLPLRWTLDGKATFGGDVHERFARDDGIARWTDAMGARQAQVDGAALYIGQSASPWALGLYARALLKAPKNTLPALPGGQLHIDPLGPATIGTARYQVYAISGIDLSPDLILLDEKQALFAVLDTGGATVREGHEGDVPALSAIATRLTAQRYAALQQRFAHRVDAPVRIRNVRVFDPVSGKRGDPVSVVFADGRITGIQPLDAPASPGEALIDGAGGTLMPGLHDMHAHVSLESALLYLAAGVTSVRDMGNDNAFLPDLIHRIAAGEVAGPRITANGFLEGRSPYSARLGIVADSEAAALDAVRWYAARGHWQIKIYNSMNPAWVPAITREAHRLGMTVTGHIPAFTNADAMIGAGYDEVTHINQLMLGWVLDPKEDTRTPLRLTAMKRTATLDLRSPPVQRTIDLMASGRIAHDPTAVTLELLMGGRDGKPNPAVADYIDHLPIGLQRRRQQAIAPIANATDTAAYDGAMAKVKQVLKLLHDRGILLLPGTDDQTGLSVHRELQIYAEAGIPIPDVLRLATLAPEHYMGRDQQLGSIARGKLADFILLPGDPMRDLGELHRIAMVVKDGTLYFPSEIYPAFGVKPFAAAPKLALPKATAKAAGSGPAHDAMDEFLF
- a CDS encoding ornithine cyclodeaminase family protein; translation: MTRDDLAIFDSDAVRAGLTYPDCIRVVREAMQALSAGTTRQLLRTMLSLGPGRTFAQMPGALGEQDFFGTKTISVFADPRSPGKRRHRGVVVLFEPVEGRPVAIADAEEITHIRTAAASAVATDALARADATTLLIVGTGGQAHTHLHALPLVRRFGRVLIWGRSPDKVDALIAAFPDLPCERADDLAAAAGAADVICTLTTAAQPVILGDWVRPGTHVNLVGSSGPGPVEVDSALVLKGRYIADSIASARDAAAEFLVVRDAGLVTNAHIVAEIGEVLLRRVPGRTHAADITLYKSLGHAVQDLAAAAHLYRSSRP
- a CDS encoding Lrp/AsnC family transcriptional regulator encodes the protein MAETLDRLDLKILDRLQIDSSESSSEIADRVGLSQSPCWRRIQRLKDEGYIKAQVAVLDREKFGESMYIFAQLKMGRLSDEGRERFMRAVEECPEITEAYTLFGEMDVMLKVLAPSMGWYQNFTFRTLLRLPGVEDIRSIATLSEVKCTHRLPLPAA
- a CDS encoding peptidase M61, with product MTGRMLRVLPAMASLLLLAGAAGAEADGPRLVVRLAPGAPDAAQHVPFVDVTLIAQGMHAAVGEALFELPMVANTVVTSGKDLQGLALTDGAGPIAVTTQDEVEDGSNTTRRWRASRAVDGVVTVRYRVPIDASAPPLALPQYEMRTEGGTFSAAGTAFLLLPTDTTPRRVEVRWDFAGYGTGGAGVSSFGVGDVTSAAAIPAKKLASAYYMGGRPGVAVPETDGFFAAWQGQPPFAMAPLMTWAGALHRFYGGFFGYTPPSFGVFGRTNTRNPGSGIGLTDSFAYTFNHTSKPDDLRSLLAHEMLHSWVNSLDGSMDSAGGLDRSWFGEGLAVHYQRTLPLRAGMISAEDFLKDLNETAGRYYTNIKIATPNAAIPEGFWRDTRVRVLPYDRGSLYFEAVDAQIRAKSGGKRSLDDIVRAMLKTRRGGGTMNEALYRSLLKTELGTKGIVDLDAMLGGATVLPPSDAYGPMFRRVTKPLRRYDLGFDMASLQAKPKIVRGLVAGSNAAAAGLRNGDEIMNGFPQDALQGDQQAYVALDVRRGGQAFQLRYQPRGETVQAYQWVPVNRGALSKSALANGRSRKR
- a CDS encoding DUF3526 domain-containing protein, producing MTLFMYELRLFGRQRLAVIALILLALLTSAALAAGIAEVSRQRAAIAAIPVAQAEDIGAVIDYVDRTKDAGSAAYYSFHPTWDAPAPLAFAAFGMRDVSPYILRVRALGLEAQIYDGDTFNPELALPGRFDFAFVLVFLAPLFVIALFHDLVSGECEAGRLRTLEALPNGGRALWRRRTALRMAMLWAALGVPFGIAAMAEGVGAGIIAAVLAVTLAYLLFWVALAALVGRFSRSSVTNAAMLAATWLVLVLIAPTLANVAINAAIPVDQGAEIALAQREAVNDAWDIPRGHTMRRFYAGHPEWADSAPLGPEFHYKWYLAFHQNGDDSVRDRVHAYRSGLEARDAAGRALGWFLPSVGVQALLTRLARTDLGAQLAYQDRIRAFHRRLRTFYYAYLFRDRPFARADFDSAPRFTGTH